The following are encoded together in the Ezakiella massiliensis genome:
- a CDS encoding type II toxin-antitoxin system Phd/YefM family antitoxin: MQNINVTNFRKNIFDLLDGTIKYNEVINISTKSGNAIVMSEEDYRGLMETLYLNSLPGMKEKIEDGLKVDVKDTVREEDVDW; the protein is encoded by the coding sequence ATGCAAAATATAAATGTCACTAACTTTAGAAAAAATATTTTTGATCTCTTGGATGGGACTATAAAATATAATGAGGTTATTAATATTAGCACAAAGTCTGGTAACGCTATTGTGATGAGCGAAGAAGACTATAGGGGTTTAATGGAGACCTTGTATTTGAATTCTCTTCCTGGCATGAAGGAAAAAATCGAGGATGGGCTCAAGGTTGATGTCAAAGATACAGTAAGGGAAGAAGATGTCGACTGGTAA
- a CDS encoding trimeric intracellular cation channel family protein — MDFDRLYYILEIIGTIAFASSGALVAIRKGMDIFGIIVIAVMTAVGGGVFRDIILGITPPTAFIKTVYTSVSIATAIVLILFFMHNNKFNNKQFMVMYVKVVSVFDAIGLAIFTINGISMAMRMGHGQNKFLLIFVGIVTGCGGGYMRDISSGFIPIIFTRNTIYAMASLVGGLSFLYLRPLIREPKAFLISVIIIILIRLLSIKYRWSLPNVNSDLLDGSVNN, encoded by the coding sequence GTGGACTTTGATAGGCTATACTATATTTTAGAAATAATAGGTACAATTGCATTTGCATCATCTGGGGCCCTGGTTGCAATCAGAAAGGGCATGGATATCTTTGGCATAATTGTCATCGCAGTTATGACTGCAGTAGGTGGGGGCGTATTTAGAGATATAATCCTAGGGATAACGCCACCAACCGCCTTTATAAAAACGGTTTATACCAGCGTTTCGATTGCAACTGCTATTGTCCTTATATTATTCTTTATGCACAATAATAAATTTAATAACAAACAATTTATGGTTATGTATGTAAAAGTAGTATCGGTCTTCGACGCCATTGGACTTGCCATCTTTACAATAAATGGTATTAGCATGGCCATGAGAATGGGCCACGGGCAAAATAAATTCTTACTTATTTTTGTGGGCATAGTCACAGGATGTGGCGGAGGATACATGCGGGATATATCATCAGGTTTCATCCCAATTATTTTTACCAGAAATACAATTTACGCCATGGCATCCCTTGTGGGCGGACTTTCATTCTTGTACCTTAGACCTCTTATCAGAGAGCCCAAGGCTTTTTTAATCAGCGTAATAATAATTATCTTGATCAGACTCCTGTCAATAAAATATAGGTGGAGCCTGCCAAATGTCAACAGTGACCTACTTGATGGCAGTGTCAATAATTGA
- the cls gene encoding cardiolipin synthase translates to MTAAKIFSNLLWINTVLAIVIIVMERRNTRSTWLWIMIMVLLPGAGFFLYLWLGRDFNKRKMFESKGIKDLGTNKGHLDANEDFLLSYNAAMAERNYLGRYESLFQMLYLNSQSKLTFNNEIQTVFEGQELFDQLFEDIRNAKEYIYIQTYIMRADKIGQELVDLLIERAQDGLDVKLLADGMGARTFWKKQVKRARAGGVQVEFFFPFFISFISPRINYRNHRKNYVIDGKIGYVGGYNIGDEYITGGRKFDGWRDSAIRVTGDAVQKFQYRFELDFSFAAGKEVQYKKPIRNPEASGKIPMQIVSAGPDSIWPSVKDGMLKMISLAEKTIYIETPYFIPDDSVLEGLRVASLSGVDIRVMLPYKGDHPFIYWANLSYVGDLLKAGVKFYFYEKGFQHSKVMIIDDEILTVGTSNMDERSFHLNFEINAFVYDKETALKFSNKFLTDIEKNSSEITKEIYDKRSKIVKVKENFSRLLSPLL, encoded by the coding sequence ATGACTGCTGCAAAAATTTTTTCTAACTTATTGTGGATAAATACAGTTTTAGCCATTGTAATTATAGTTATGGAAAGGCGGAACACCAGGTCGACCTGGCTATGGATCATGATTATGGTCCTTTTGCCAGGCGCCGGTTTCTTTTTGTATTTGTGGTTGGGCCGCGACTTTAACAAGCGGAAGATGTTTGAATCGAAGGGCATCAAAGACCTGGGCACTAACAAGGGCCATTTGGACGCCAACGAAGATTTTTTGCTCTCTTATAATGCGGCCATGGCTGAGCGGAATTATCTGGGAAGATACGAAAGTCTCTTTCAAATGCTCTATCTAAACTCTCAAAGCAAACTCACTTTTAACAATGAAATTCAAACTGTTTTTGAAGGCCAAGAACTTTTTGACCAACTTTTTGAAGATATCAGAAATGCCAAAGAATATATTTACATTCAGACTTATATTATGAGGGCGGACAAGATTGGCCAAGAACTTGTTGACCTGCTTATCGAGAGGGCTCAAGACGGCCTGGATGTCAAGCTCTTAGCAGATGGCATGGGTGCTAGAACTTTTTGGAAAAAGCAAGTCAAAAGGGCTAGGGCTGGCGGAGTGCAAGTTGAATTTTTCTTCCCCTTCTTTATTTCTTTTATATCACCGCGGATTAACTACCGCAACCACAGAAAAAATTATGTAATTGATGGTAAAATCGGTTATGTTGGCGGATACAATATTGGCGATGAATACATTACAGGCGGCAGGAAATTTGATGGCTGGAGGGACTCAGCAATAAGAGTCACTGGAGACGCCGTTCAAAAATTCCAATATCGTTTTGAACTGGACTTTTCATTTGCAGCAGGCAAGGAAGTTCAATATAAAAAACCAATTAGAAATCCAGAAGCCTCAGGTAAAATTCCAATGCAAATCGTAAGTGCTGGGCCTGACTCCATTTGGCCTAGTGTAAAAGACGGCATGCTAAAGATGATCTCCTTGGCAGAAAAAACTATTTATATAGAAACGCCTTATTTCATTCCTGACGATTCGGTCCTTGAAGGTCTTAGGGTTGCCAGCCTCTCTGGAGTTGACATCAGAGTCATGCTTCCCTACAAGGGCGACCACCCATTTATCTACTGGGCCAACCTGTCTTATGTGGGAGATCTATTGAAGGCGGGAGTCAAATTTTATTTTTATGAAAAGGGCTTCCAACATTCCAAAGTCATGATAATTGACGATGAAATTTTAACAGTTGGGACTTCCAACATGGACGAACGCAGTTTTCATTTGAATTTTGAAATCAACGCCTTTGTCTATGACAAGGAAACCGCCCTTAAATTTTCTAATAAATTTTTGACAGATATAGAAAAAAATTCAAGCGAGATTACCAAGGAAATCTACGACAAGAGATCTAAGATTGTCAAGGTAAAGGAAAACTTCTCCAGATTGTTAAGCCCATTATTATAA